A portion of the Acidimicrobiales bacterium genome contains these proteins:
- a CDS encoding DinB family protein, which translates to MTRTPGEKQALHDSMNLHRDIVLWRLDGLSDDDACRPMTPSGTNLAGMVKHLAAVEYSWFCTTFGRPTEPLPFDEDDEDADLRLAPGETVADVVAFYGRARAAADRTITELDLDATGASWAGDTVSLRWVLVHMIEETARHAGHMDILRELIDGQTGHRPPGWSPG; encoded by the coding sequence ATGACGCGGACGCCGGGTGAGAAGCAGGCCCTCCACGACTCGATGAACCTGCACCGGGACATCGTGCTCTGGCGGCTGGACGGGCTGAGCGACGACGACGCCTGCCGGCCGATGACGCCGTCGGGCACGAACCTGGCCGGGATGGTGAAGCACCTGGCCGCCGTCGAGTACTCGTGGTTCTGCACGACGTTCGGGCGCCCCACCGAGCCGCTGCCCTTCGACGAGGACGACGAGGACGCCGACCTGCGGCTGGCGCCCGGCGAGACCGTCGCCGACGTCGTCGCCTTCTACGGCCGGGCCCGCGCCGCCGCCGACCGGACCATCACCGAGCTCGACCTCGACGCCACGGGGGCGTCGTGGGCGGGCGACACCGTGTCGCTGCGGTGGGTCCTCGTCCACATGATCGAGGAGACCGCCCGCCACGCCGGCCACATGGACATCCTCCGCGAGCTCATCGACGGCCAGACCGGCCACCGCCCACCCGGCTGGTCCCCCGGCTGA